The region AACGAGGGGTATAAATACATGAATGGCTTTCTTAGGAAGCAATTCATGGCCGACTGGAAGGTGAAGAAAAAGAGAGGGTTtgtgtgatttgttttttgtttttccacctCAAATTACACCAACTTAAACACTAGACATAAGAGAAGAAGAGATTAAAAAGGGGTTTCAAAGGAATTCGGTttagaaatcaagaaaactcTCGAGGGAAATTAGGGTTGTTGCTGCTGGTTtcgggaagaaagaaaaggatgagAAAGTTTGGTTCTGGGTATAAACTCTCGTGTAAATATAAAACTGAAAGCAGTAAGAGTGTtggaaacaaaaataagaaaaaataaataaataataataataacaataattgtgATGTATAATAGAAGGGATGACtttcataaaatgaattttgtttagaattcataacaacaacaaaatcggTAGCACGtttcaatgaataaaataataagaaaaatgataaaatatttctaaagaaTAAGTaaggtaataaagaataaattataagaaatgataGTGTAACAAAAAAATAGGACGTTACATTCAAACAATAATAAgcctgataaataaataaatgtgaaatttttaaaataaatatatttcaaaacaataaaatgaccCTAAGGTTTTATAAgaataattgatatgatttatacgaggattgaacaaaaaaaattggattgttAATGAAAAGTCATGAACTGATCAATTTTACGCTAAAGAACAGAGCTCACAATCCAacctatagttttgaaacccgacccggtcATCGACCCGGTCAAGTGATCGGGTCACGAGTCAGATAGGTTGACCCGGGTaaacccaaaaataataattaaacaacgTTTTTTACTACTGTAATTTACTACTGCAAATCTGATtaggcaaaaaaaattaacaaactagCAACATTTTTTGGCGTGTAATTCAACACAATTGTAACAAACTAACAATCCAATTCCACACAATACAGAGTCACAACAAGTAAAAATATCTTACTCTCTGAAcctataatattaaaacatgcacaaaacatacaaaaagtGACATAAAACAGTCATAATCTTGTTCATAAAACAATCATAAACATTAAACAGTCATAATTTAAACTCTCAATCCCTATTCATAATCTTGCCTGCAATCTTCGCAAACGAACACTTACTATAAAGAAACACTCAAGAGATTCAAAATCTtgaaaacataaagaaagagGAAAGGATTTACATATATTTCCAAATTGTAAGCTAAACCTTACAATCTTTAGACACCTCCACACAACATTTTTTCACTGTTGAATCATGGTAACACCGTAACAACATCAAAAGAATCAATGAATAATGAATCGGGCTAGAGTTCATCAAAAGAATCATGGTAACATCATTCTAGAGTTCATCATGCAAACAACAGAGTTCTCATTTTTTTAGCAGAAGTTGAAATCGGGCTAGAGAAATTGAGTTGACTAGCAGAAGAAAAGACAGAAATCGAGCTAGAGAAACATACCTGAGGTGACTGGGCTGCGAATGAATCAACGAACAATGAATCGATGGCAGCGATTGAAATTGATGCCAGTGATTGGGCTCGATGGTAGCAGAGTTGAGAGTTCTGAAATTAAATTGATGCCAGAAATGAAAAAACGGCCAAGAATAAAGAAAACAGAGAGTGAAAGAAGGAGATTCAAACCCTTTTCGTAGAGAAACAATAGCGATCAATGGTCAGACGTCCTCTGATCCTCAGCTGGGTTTcaaatattaacattaattagGTTATTGATTTTGATTCGTTCTTCTTCACTCTTCAGTTTTCAGCGTTTTGGCATTTTAGAAGGTCAAAAATGATGTCGTTTAATGacagtcaaaataaaaaaaaattgaccgaGTGGACCGGGTCCTAGGTCAACCCGCCAGGTCGACCGGGTTTTCTCGGGCCAATTACCGAGCGGGTTTTTGCCTCAACCCGAACCGGTCTCaggcccgggtcggccgggtcccgggtcgacctgcCGGGCCAGCCCGGGTTTTAAAACACCGATTCAACCATTAGATAAGGGTATAATTTTGCATGGAGTCTATTAATATGTTGTCCTACCTTAGTTTAAGATCTCAACTCAATCGGAGTTCAATAAAAACTAATGATTCAAGCAGAAAAACTAGATAgtttatgtgaaaaataaaataaaatacataaaggcaCAAGTAAGGGATACAATTgtaattaatgataaaattacttttaaaacaacaaatagGCCAACCAttccatataaaaaaagggtaaaaggataaacaaggaagaaaatttGGCTAAAGAGACAAGTGTAGAATTTAAAGGAGTCAATTCATAGGAGACAGTAGGCTCCAAAGGTTATATCTTTAGCATTAACCGTTGGATAGTGCTTCTTTTTGGATATATTGTTCTTCTCACCAACCTGACATCTCTCCGGAGGAATTTGCAAGATCATTTTTCATTTGACAGAAATTGCCATCGGCAATATCTTGGGGAAAAAGCACCCTACAAGGTAGTTTTGGTCATCGACCAATTCCTCTCTTTTCCATCATTGGATCATGTCTATGTTTGAATATGTGATAAGCCTAGATGTTTTATTAATTAGGTCGATGGAGATTGTAAACAAACTCCCTAGATTTTGTTCATGTTGAACAGTAGCTCACCAATTTTCAAAGGAGGCTATGGGGACTAGACAACAATATAGAGTGGGAGTACATGCACATACACCAGGTGGGTGCTCGACATCTTgtctttttctaaatttaatataatttttaattataaaatttagaattgcTATGTTAAAATGTGATTGTGAGttgatattatatttgataGGATTATATGCTAATGAGATTGTAAGTTAGATTGAATACAATGAAACTATGTGTTAATATGATTATGAGTTGGATTGGATACAACAAGACAATGTATGTAGATTGTATGTGCATGGTAAATGTTTCGGATATGAAATAAGATTAGGCATGGGAAACGTGATGAAACAGTTAAATTAATTGTGTGATAAATATGGAATGATACTTAGTGGTTGAAGCGTTGGTACTTAACGCTAATAACTCGATGATGGAGTTAGTGTCCAGTAATGAGCTATATTATGGAACTAATAACCCGATAATGAAACTAGTGTCTGGTAATGGGCTAGTGGTATCAGTTTATTTAAAGACCGACTTGTTGGACTATTAATGAAATATTGGGTAAAACctaattgttaaataaaagtGGTGAAATGTGGTATTAAGTACTAGATTAATAAGAATATTATAACTGAGTTCATGATATAGATCATTGAATTGATTAATGTCTAACATTTGTGAAGAAATGAAGACAAAGATTGTATCACCCGATGAGAATGCACGAAAGGGCAAATAATTTAGCAAATTTAATTAGTGATAATGAGGATGACCATTGCGAGGAGGAAGATGATGTTGTCACATCAAGGACGACtttggagataaaaaaaaaggattaagcACAAGATTGTGTTGAAGAGTCAAGTCAAGTATAAAGTAGGGTTgcattttatggatttttttttatagaaaacttTATGATCATTAAGATTGCGTAATAAagtgaatataaaaatttatggaAATGACTTGTATGACATAACTTAGGGCTATTTAGGGGGACAACCTTGTCTGATCCTGaagggaaaaaattattataagaatatatgacagaaaaaaggaaagatgaCAAAATTTgtgaataacaaaaataatgtttGTTCAAAATTGTTAAAACATATGTGTACGATGTGTTTGATAATGTGTATCAGAGTATATGTAACAAACTTTGAAATTTGTTTCcaggttgtgtgtgtgtgtatttttgtaatatgaTATAGATTTACTTGACATTCAATGtggtatgaaaataaattatggttGTAGTAGTAGCAGAATGATGTCCTGTTGGAAATTGTGGTAACCATGTGTTGGAAAGTGACGATCAACCATGTTATTCAACATAAAAAGTGTGACGAAAACtataactaaaattataaatttatgtgAGAAGAATCCACTCCAAATACAAGTATACAAAGGAGAAATAATGCAATAATATTCCAATCATGTGATTAAATGGACCACTTAgctgaaagatgaaataaaccTTGAGTATGTTTTTACTCGACGGGGGTGAAAATATGTTAACGATAAGGTCATGTGTTAATATAATATGACAAGTTAAAAAAATGGTGATAATACCACTGAAATCAATCGTCATAAGATAAGTCAATGCTAAATTATCAAGGGTACGAAGAATGAGAATTTTGAATTGTTAAGTATAAAAgtcaaatcaatgaaaaatatatgatatttttttttatataaaggaaTGAGTCTTTGTggtgtttctttttatattgataatGTTGCCTAATAACATCAACACGTgggtaaaaggaaaaaaatggatGACATAATGGGGTTATagaaatatatctatataaattcGGCATGAATGGTTCAAATGATGGATTGGACGTAAACAATGAGGTTGAGAATGGTTAAGTTGATGAGTGACATGTATATGTTGATATAGAGATGATGTGAAAACTAAGTttcaattatcaaattataattgattttgaatattATGTATACATTGACTCCTAAgaactaaaaagtaaaaattactataaataCTATGTTCGTAGGTTGTTTGATTCCTTGTACTCTTGTTTAATGAAGAGAGATCAAAGTGTAAGGACTAGACCGTAATAgtcttgtattttaaaaaaaaaattattactctGATTTTCTAAGTTCAAggcttaaaaaaactattttacgtGTATAAATTACGGGGTGTTGCACTTGGGCTTttcatcttcatttttctttgtaaataaGTGATATAATGCTTTGATCTATGCATTTCATGCATCATTAAtgatatattaatgattttttcataaaagagCAATATATTTGGAATTGTATTAAATGTGTGAATGCCTATGTTAGTGTTTTGTGATGGATTAATGTTAAtatacatgaaaaagaaaaaaatagattgatgaataattgaagaaattgtgaATGTAATATATTAAACTATGAAACTTATTGGTGAAATGTTATgattatttgaatttgatttgaataattACGATGGTAAATGTGTTAATTAGAATATAAAGGTAATTGGATAAGGATTTCATGAGAAAACAAGTTCATTAGACGCAATCGGGTGACTACATCACTTCGTGTGAttgaatatcttgatctacatttatcttttattttttttaatttctcttttagttattgttaatgacttatttatttatttatttaaataagtagttatcgatttattttattagatgctTGCATAACCTTTTTGATTTACacttatgtaaaaaaaaaaaaaagcacgttGAAGCAACCTATatacctaatattttttaaaaaaaaaaattacaacccaCAACAAAATGCAAGTTAGATAGCTAATGTGTGTATCTTGCATATGCATCTTGTAAAAAAAGATGTAGCAAGAATAGataataggaaaaaaagagaggaaggtaTGCTTATCTTATAATGcccaactgaaaaaaaaaagagataataaaaaacatgggaTCAAAGAATTTTGGCATTAAAGCCTCAATTGGCATTGTAATCTAAccgtgtttttgaaaaaaaaaatttatctttaaattaatattttttttatatatttttggattgttttgttgtgctaatatcaaaaatgaattttaaaaactgaaaaacattattatgaaaaatattttaaaaaacaatctctatCACACTTCCATACAGAGCCTAAGTCTTGAGTACCATATCAAGGCTCCAAtggtctctctttttttatattaaaaataatgcaaTCTATTATggactaatattattaaatttagtttgacaTAATAAGTTGATTTAGAATCTATCCaagttaggttttaaaaaaccagatgaaaatttaatttgatttttgatttttttttaaataatgtcattttaataaataaaaaaatatatatcacttttttttatctagattAATTTACCCAACCTCTTATCTTGCCTTAATCAATGTTATGGGTGAAACCAAATTTAAGCCTGTACCCAAAAGAAGTAAGAAGAAGGCTCCTAATTTTGCCAGAATGAATGGCATTACTATCATCTCGGAAActaccacaaaaataaaatcggtGGCATCAGCAGCTTCACACACCAGTCAACCAAACCTAGATTTCATCTTAACCACATGGTTTTATGCTCCTATGCATGATTTTTAGGATCATTGAGTGGTTTATTATGAGATTAATTGTAGAGTATTAGACAAATAAGCTTGCATGcgaaaaaaattgacaaaaagatTTCGCAACCAGAGTTTGATATGCCGTTCTTGAAGGCTTAAACAGAAGCTGAAATTAACTTGTGATTGTTAAATTTAACATTTCAGATAACCTAGATCGCGTGTATCTGTTGCAGATATGGATAACGAATCGGTGAGAATTCCAGAAGTCGTTCTAGTTAGTTCCGATGGCCGAAAAATGCCGGTGTTGGGGATGGGCACATCAGCTTCTCCACTAGAGGGATCTGACGAAACAAAAACAGCCATTCTTCAAGCAATCGAGATTGGTCACAGACACTTCGATACAGCCACGTTATACCTAACAGAGGAGCCACTTGGAGAAGCAATTTCTGAAGCCTTATCTCGCGGGCTGATCAAATCACGAGATGAGCTCTTCATCACCTCGAAGCTATGGTGCAGTGATGCTCATGGTGATCTTGTCCTCCCAGCCCTTAAGAAGAGTCTACGGTATAACAATATTCGTTTTTACTAATCAGGCATATTGATTAAAAGCCAGGATTATCAACTTTGTCGTAAGCAAATCTTGATGCTTATCCTATGATGTTCCTCCtgataatcaattaatttacgTCATGCATGCATGCAGGAATCTTCAGCTGGAATACCTTGATCTTTATCTAATTCATTGGCCTGTGAGCTCGAGATCAGGGACCTATGAGTTCCCTATAAACAAAGGAGACCTTTTACCTATGGATTTTAAATCCGTATGGGAAGCTATGCAAGAATGTCAAGATCTAGGTCTCACGAAATCCATTGGTGTCAGCAATTTCTCTTGTAAAAAGCTTTCAGACATCCTTGCCTTTGCAAAGATCCCTCCGGCAGTTAATCAAGTAAGTTTGCAATATGACTTTTGGCTTTATCATTAACCATCACTTCCTTGATTTCaagaaatgaaatatatatatatatgtattaaaagtgaaaatgTGGGAACTAATTGAAAGGTAGAGATCAATCCATTATGGCAACAAAACAAGCTAAGGGAATTCTGCGAGGCCAATGGAATCGTTTTGACAGCTTATGCTCCTTTGGGAACCAGAGGAACCATTTGGGGAAGCAACAGGGTTATGGAGAATGAAGTACTGAGAGAGATTGCAACCGCTAAAGGAAAGAGTGTTGCTCAGGTATGCTCATACTCCTAACTCTAGCATGCATGCATCCTCTTTTCTTGACATTTAACACTTCTACTCGTACAATTACATTTGGATGGATAACACACATGCACGCGCACACAAGAATAGGACTGAATTCATGGGTTTTAAAAACAGGTGTGCCTCAGGTGGGCATTTGAGCAAGGGGTCTGTGTGGTGCTGAAGAGTTTCAACAAAGGAAGGATGAAGGAGAACCTTGAGATACTCAACTGGACATTGAGCGAGGAAGAATCCAGGATGATCGGTGAAATACCCCAAAGCAGAGGATGTCGCGGAGAAGATTACATCTCAGAAAAGGGGCCTATCAAGACAATTGAGGAGCTTTGGGATGGAgaaatttgatttagtttttagatCCTTAGGTACAAACAAAAACTTAACGTCTCCTGTTCATCGTTGTCGCACTCTTCCATTTCTGCCAGTatcataaaagaataaattaccCTCGTCCAAACTCCAAACTAAACATAACGGTTAAAAGGGAATAAA is a window of Populus nigra chromosome 10, ddPopNigr1.1, whole genome shotgun sequence DNA encoding:
- the LOC133704800 gene encoding non-functional NADPH-dependent codeinone reductase 2-like, which gives rise to MPVLGMGTSASPLEGSDETKTAILQAIEIGHRHFDTATLYLTEEPLGEAISEALSRGLIKSRDELFITSKLWCSDAHGDLVLPALKKSLRNLQLEYLDLYLIHWPVSSRSGTYEFPINKGDLLPMDFKSVWEAMQECQDLGLTKSIGVSNFSCKKLSDILAFAKIPPAVNQVEINPLWQQNKLREFCEANGIVLTAYAPLGTRGTIWGSNRVMENEVLREIATAKGKSVAQVCLRWAFEQGVCVVLKSFNKGRMKENLEILNWTLSEEESRMIGEIPQSRGCRGEDYISEKGPIKTIEELWDGEI